The following are from one region of the Salvia splendens isolate huo1 chromosome 2, SspV2, whole genome shotgun sequence genome:
- the LOC121789570 gene encoding pleiotropic drug resistance protein 1-like, whose protein sequence is MDAGDLYRASSSLRSSSKRDESFRANSSSIWRNTGLEVFTRSSREEDDEEALKWAALEKLPTFDRLRRGLLLGSRGANEVEVHDLGIQDKKQLIERLVQTVEDDNEKFLLKLRNRIDRVGIDIPSIEVRYEHLNIDAEAFSASRALPTFVNFHKNLFEGFLNTLHILPSRKKPFTILKDVSGIIKPCRMTLLLGPPSSGKTTLLLALAGKLDPTLKVSGRVTYNGHEMHEFVPQRTAAYISQHDLHIGEMTVRETLSFSARCQGVGSRYDMLAELSRREKAANIKPDPDVDIYMKAAATEGDEANVVTDYILKVLGLEVCADTLVGDEMIRGISGGQKKRVTTGEMLVGPAKALFMDEISTGLDSSTTFQIVNMLRQYVHIMKGTAFISLLQPAPETYNLFDDIVLLSDGQIVYQGPRENVLDFFESMGFICPARKGVADFLQEVTSKKDQQQYWGNKNEPYRYVTVSEFAEAFQSYIVGRRLGDELSVPFDKTKSHPAALTTEKFGIGKKELLKACADREYLLMKRNSFVFYFKIFQLTVMSLITISLFLRTKMGKDDIADGGIYTGALFFTVIMVMFNGMSELAMTIYKLPVFYKQRDMYFFPPWAYAIPSWVLKIPVTFLEVALWVFVTYYVIGFDPNISRFLKQYLLLLFVHQSASALFRFIGSAGRNMIVANTFGLFALLLLFALGGFVLARGDVKSWWLWGYWSSPLMYAQNAILVNEFTGHSWSKLVNGTKLGVLVMESRGFFPQAYWYWIGVATLFGFVWLFNILYLLCLTYLDAYEKPQAVLPEILEDDSHVHGSISRNPAQGSEAMRRSISSGSSSVRSDAIELTENRKRGMILPFEPHSLTFDNVRYSVDMPAEMRAQGATEEKLELLKGISGAFRPGVLTALMGVSGAGKTTLMDVLAGRKTGGYIDGDITISGYPKNQETFARISGYCEQNDIHSPNVTVYESLVYSAWLRLPKEVDEKTKKVFVDEVMDLVELTPLREALVGLPGVSGLSTEQRKRLTIAVELVANPSIIFMDEPTSGLDARAAAIVMRTVRNTVNTGRTVVCTIHQPSIDIFEAFDELFLMKRGGEEIYVGPLGRHSTHLIKYFEAIEGVPKIKDGINPATWMLEVTTSAQELALGIEFADYYKKSELYTRNKGVIKELSVARPGTKDLYFPTKYSQSFLTQCIACLWKQHWSYWRNPPYTAVRFSFTTFIALIFGTMFWDLGSKSDTQQDLFNAMGSMYAAINFLGFQYGSTVQPVVAIERTVFYRERAAGMYSALPYAFSQFLIEIPYVFVQSLIYGLIVFSMMGFPWSVEKFAWFIYFLFFSLLYFVLYGMMTVAVTPNHNIAAIISSFFYGIWNLFSGFIIPRPRMPVWWRWYYWGTPVSYTLYGFIVSQFGEIETEMENGVTVKKFLEDYFGFEYGMLGFVAAILCGFVVLFTFIFAYSIKTFNFQRR, encoded by the exons ATGGATGCGGGCGATCTGTACAGAGCGAGCAGTAGCTTGAGATCGAGTAGCAAACGAGACGAAAGCTTCAGAGCGAACAGCTCAAGCATATGGAGGAACACCGGGCTGGAAGTGTTCACACGATCATCGCGTGAAGAAGACGACGAGGAGGCCTTAAAGTGGGCTGCGCTAGAGAAACTGCCCACTTTCGACCGCCTGAGGAGAGGCTTGCTCCTCGGGTCAAGAGGCGCCAACGAGGTCGAGGTGCACGACCTTGGAATCCAGGACAAGAAGCAGCTCATCGAGAGGCTCGTGCAAACTGTGGAAGATGATAATGAGAAGTTCTTGTTAAAGCTCAGAAACAGGATTGATAG GGTTGGGATCGATATTCCGTCTATAGAAGTCAGGTACGAGCATCTTAATATCGACGCGGAAGCCTTTAGTGCAAGCAGGGCTCTGCCTACTTTTGTCAACTTCCACAAAAATCTGTTTGAG GGATTCTtaaacacactacacatacttcCAAGTAGAAAGAAGCCCTTCACAATTCTTAAGGATGTAAGTGGAATCATTAAACCATGCAGAATGACTTTGCTGTTAGGTCCTCCAAGTTCCGGGAAAACTACACTTCTGCTTGCGTTGGCCGGGAAGCTTGATCCAACTCTAAAA GTTTCAGGGAGAGTTACTTACAATGGGCATGAAATGCATGAATTTGTACCGCAAAGAACTGCAGCATACATAAGCCAGCATGATCTGCACATTGGAGAAATGACTGTGAGAGAAACCTTGTCATTTTCGGCCAGATGCCAGGGTGTTGGATCGAGATACG ATATGTTGGCAGAACTGTCAAGAAGAGAGAAAGCAGCAAATATCAAACCAGATCCTGATGTCGATATTTATATGAAG GCAGCAGCAACAGAAGGAGATGAAGCAAATGTTGTCACAGATTATATTCTTAAG GTTCTGGGGCTTGAAGTCTGCGCGGACACTTTAGTCGGGGACGAGATGATAAGGGGTATTTCGGGAGGGCAGAAAAAGCGCGTCACGACTG GAGAAATGCTGGTTGGACCAGCGAAGGCGCTATTCATGGACGAGATATCGACTGGTCTTGATAGTTCGACAACTTTCCAAATTGTGAATATGCTTCGGCAATATGTCCACATCATGAAAGGAACTGCATTCATCTCCCTGCTGCAGCCAGCACCGGAAACCTATAATCTGTTTGATGACATTGTTCTCTTGTCCGATGGTCAGATCGTCTATCAGGGTCCTCGAGAGAATGTGCTAGACTTCTTTGAGTCCATGGGTTTTATATGCCCTGCCCgaaaaggagtggctgatttCTTACAAGAA GTAACTTCGAAGAAGGATCAACAGCAATACTGGGGAAACAAGAATGAGCCATACAGGTACGTCACAGTTAGCGAATTTGCAGAGGCCTTCCAATCATACATTGTTGGACGGAGGCTTGGGGATGAGCTCTCAGTCCCATTCGATAAGACCAAAAGCCACCCTGCAGCTTTGACAACGGAGAAGTTTGGTATTGGGAAAAAAGAGCTACTAAAAGCCTGCGCCGACAGAGAATACTTGCTGATGAAGAGAAACTCATTTGTGTTCTACTTCAAGATCTTCCAG CTGACTGTGATGTCATTGATTACGATTTCACTATTCCTGAGGACAAAAATGGGGAAAGATGATATAGCGGACGGGGGTATATACACGGGTGCTTTGTTTTTCACTGTCATTATGGTCATGTTCAATGGTATGTCTGAGCTTGCCATGACGATTTACAAGCTACCTGTGTTCTACAAACAAAGGGATATGTACTTCTTCCCGCCGTGGGCATATGCTATACCCTCATGGGTGCTGAAAATCCCGGTCACCTTCCTTGAAGTTGCTTTATGGGTATTTGTCACCTACTATGTAATTGGATTCGATCCAAACATATCAAG GTTCTTGAAGCAGTACCTTCTCCTTTTATTTGTGCATCAGTCAGCATCTGCATTGTTCAGATTTATTGGTTCAGCCGGTAGGAACATGATTGTTGCAAACACATTTGGTCTATTCGCATTGCTCCTGCTTTTCGCCTTGGGTGGTTTTGTCCTAGCACGAG GGGATGTGAAGAGTTGGTGGCTATGGGGCTACTGGTCCTCTCCACTCATGTATGCTCAGAATGCAATTCTGGTCAATGAATTCACAGGGCATAGTTGGAGCAAA ttgGTAAATGGGACCAAACTGGGAGTTCTTGTTATGGAGTCTCGAGGGTTCTTTCCTCAGGCATATTGGTATTGGATTGGGGTAGCGACATTGTTCGGATTCGTATGGCTATTTAACATCCTTTACCTATTATGTTTAACATATCTTGATG CATATGAAAAACCACAAGCTGTCTTACCCGAAATACTTGAAGATGATTCCCATGTGCATGGCTCTATCAGCAGAAATCCAGCTCAAGGCAGTGAGGCCATGCGGAGAAGCATTTCGTCTGGATCTTCATCTGTGAGGTCAGATGCCATCGAACTCACTGAGAACCGGAAAAGGGGAATGATTCTTCCATTTGAACCGCATTCTCTCACATTTGACAACGTCAGATACTCAGTGGACATGCCGGCG GAAATGAGAGCTCAAGGAGCCACGGAAGAGAAACTGGAGCTGTTAAAGGGCATTAGTGGCGCTTTCAGGCCAGGTGTTCTTACGGCCTTGATGGGTGTTAGTGGGGCTGGTAAAACAACGTTGATGGATGTGCTAGCTGGAAGGAAAACCGGTGGTTATATTGATGGGGATATCACAATATCTGGATACCCAAAGAATCAAGAGACATTTGCTAGGATATCGGGATACTGTGAGCAGAATGACATCCATTCTCCAAATGTCACAGTTTACGAGTCCCTTGTTTACTCAGCTTGGTTGAGATTGCCCAAAGAAGTTGATGAAAAAACTAAAAAG GTATTCGTTGATGAGGTAATGGACCTTGTAGAACTCACCCCCTTGAGAGAAGCACTAGTCGGGTTGCCGGGAGTCAGTGGCCTCTCAACCGAGCAGCGGAAAAGGCTTACGATTGCGGTTGAACTCGTTGCAAACCCTTCAATCATATTTATGGACGAGCCGACTTCAGGGCTGGATGCCAGGGCTGCTGCAATTGTGATGAGAACAGTCAGGAACACGGTAAATACAGGAAGAACAGTGGTGTGCACCATTCACCAGCCTagcatcgacatatttgaagcATTCGATGAG CTATTTTTGATGAAACGAGGAGGGGAAGAGATATATGTTGGACCATTGGGTCGCCATTCCACGCACTTGATCAAGTACTTTGAAGCAATTGAAGGAGTGCCGAAAATCAAAGATGGTATAAATCCAGCTACCTGGATGCTGGAAGTAACTACTTCAGCACAAGAACTAGCCCTGGGGATTGAGTTTGCCGACTACTACAAAAAGTCGGAGTTATACAC GAGGAACAAGGGCGTCATCAAGGAATTAAGTGTGGCTCGTCCGGGCACAAAGGACCTCTACTTCCCGACTAAATACTCCCAATCTTTCCTCACACAGTGCATCGCCTGCCTATGGAAACAACACTGGTCATACTGGAGAAATCCACCGTACACAGCTGTAAGGTTCTCGTTCACAACCTTCATAGCCCTTATATTTGGGACAATGTTCTGGGACCTCGGCTCCAAAAG CGACACTCAACAAGATCTATTCAATGCCATGGGTTCTATGTATGCTGCTATCAACTTTCTGGGCTTCCAGTATGGTTCAACAGTTCAACCTGTAGTTGCCATCGAGCGAACCGTCTTCTACAGAGAGAGAGCAGCCGGAATGTATTCAGCATTACCATATGCATTCTCACAA TTCCTCATCGAAATTCCTTATGTCTTCGTGCAATCACTCATCTACGGTCTCATAGTCTTCTCGATGATGGGATTCCCCTGGAGCGTCGAGAAATTCGCATGGTTCATAtatttcctcttcttctcatTACTCTACTTTGTCCTCTACGGTATGATGACAGTGGCCGTCACACCAAACCACAACATCGCCGCCATCATTTCTTCCTTCTTCTACGGCATCTGGAATCTCTTCTCGGGTTTCATCATACCCAGACCG AGGATGCCTGTATGGTGGAGATGGTACTACTGGGGTACCCCCGTGTCCTACACGTTATACGGCTTCATAGTATCACAATTCGGAGAAATAGAAACCGAGATGGAAAACGGTGTCACAGTGAAAAAGTTCTTGGAAGATTATTTTGGATTCGAGTACGGTATGCTCGGGTTTGTGGCAGCTATACTATGTGGATTCGTCGTTCTTTTCACATTCATCTTCGCCTACTCTATCAAGACATTCAACTTCCAGAGGAGATAA